The proteins below come from a single Prosthecobacter sp. SYSU 5D2 genomic window:
- a CDS encoding DUF5069 domain-containing protein — MKHYIWDSYFVELFDACVDEYDEGNKDFESWFSDEDQDFLKAIGCREREFFDFVEDNVSSGGEDPTAITALLIAAVRRDYFLTIQKGVPSTKVIVPSELPAKTADMDGYVWLPRIIAKARAKLKGEMDPDTMFCCGGDRAFLSKHDIHPADFLRVVWAADGDDQKILDYVKSRKA, encoded by the coding sequence ATGAAGCATTACATCTGGGACTCGTATTTTGTGGAACTCTTCGACGCCTGCGTGGACGAATACGATGAGGGCAACAAGGACTTCGAAAGCTGGTTCAGCGACGAGGACCAGGATTTCCTCAAGGCCATCGGCTGCCGGGAAAGGGAGTTTTTCGACTTCGTTGAAGATAACGTCAGCTCCGGTGGCGAGGATCCCACTGCAATCACCGCGCTGCTCATCGCCGCCGTGCGCCGGGATTATTTCCTGACCATTCAAAAAGGCGTGCCAAGCACAAAGGTCATCGTCCCTTCGGAGCTTCCGGCAAAAACGGCGGACATGGATGGCTATGTCTGGCTGCCACGCATCATCGCCAAGGCTCGTGCCAAACTGAAGGGGGAAATGGACCCGGACACCATGTTCTGCTGCGGCGGAGACCGGGCTTTTTTATCCAAACATGACATCCATCCGGCCGATTTCCTGCGCGTGGTCTGGGCGGCGGATGGCGATGACCAAAAAATCCTCGACTACGTCAAATCCCGCAAGGCCTGA
- a CDS encoding ABC transporter permease, with the protein MPARVVTFTVILFLHAPLVVLMVNSFNDSRFGGEWEGFTWKWYQRLWDADEVWDSLFLTLKIACLASLAAMVLGTMAAWVLHQFRSRLQSVHHSLVTLPLALPDLLMGMSLLALFVALGVETGFLTIWIAHVTFCVSYVTLVVMGRLQDFDMTLLDAARDLGATRLQTLRRVLLPMLLPGILAGGLLAFTLSMDDYVITFFVSGPGNTTLPLRVASMMKTSRNLPVINALSTLMILATFFLAALSFRLQRR; encoded by the coding sequence ATGCCCGCCCGTGTCGTCACTTTCACCGTCATTCTTTTCCTGCACGCTCCCCTGGTCGTGCTGATGGTGAATTCATTCAATGATTCCAGGTTCGGCGGCGAATGGGAGGGCTTCACCTGGAAATGGTACCAGCGTCTTTGGGACGCGGACGAGGTCTGGGACTCTCTCTTCCTCACCTTAAAAATTGCCTGTCTTGCCAGTCTCGCGGCCATGGTCCTGGGCACGATGGCCGCCTGGGTACTGCATCAGTTCCGCTCCCGCTTGCAATCGGTGCATCACAGCCTCGTCACCCTGCCGCTGGCGCTGCCGGACCTCCTGATGGGCATGTCCCTGCTGGCCTTGTTTGTAGCCTTGGGAGTGGAGACCGGTTTTTTGACCATCTGGATCGCCCATGTGACTTTCTGCGTCAGTTACGTGACCCTGGTCGTCATGGGGCGGTTGCAAGACTTTGACATGACGCTTCTGGATGCAGCACGGGACCTGGGGGCCACGCGCTTGCAGACACTGCGGCGGGTGCTGCTTCCCATGCTACTCCCAGGCATCCTGGCCGGGGGCCTGCTGGCCTTCACGCTTTCCATGGATGATTACGTCATCACCTTTTTTGTCTCAGGCCCAGGAAACACGACGCTGCCCCTGCGGGTGGCCAGCATGATGAAAACCAGCCGAAACCTGCCTGTGATCAATGCCCTGAGCACTCTGATGATCCTGGCCACTTTTTTCCTGGCGGCTTTAAGCTTCAGATTGCAGCGCCGGTAG
- a CDS encoding transcription elongation factor GreAB — protein sequence MKKTAVLAAILKTLEEELKMLTRGARASYAAATDPDSKAENKYDTRTLEASYVARGQAQRVAEVQQAVHLYQNLAQDPKAQDEVRPGSLVTLNGENHYFVGPAAGGTEIVVDGQEILVITPASPLGAKLMGKKVGETAGLGQSRTFRITAIA from the coding sequence ATGAAAAAAACTGCTGTCCTTGCCGCCATCCTGAAAACCCTGGAAGAGGAACTGAAGATGCTGACACGCGGTGCCCGTGCCTCTTATGCTGCGGCGACAGATCCCGACAGCAAGGCGGAAAATAAGTATGACACCCGCACTCTGGAGGCCTCTTATGTGGCCAGGGGCCAGGCGCAGCGTGTGGCGGAGGTGCAGCAGGCCGTCCACCTTTATCAAAATTTGGCCCAGGACCCGAAAGCCCAGGATGAAGTGAGGCCCGGCTCCCTGGTGACTCTCAACGGTGAGAACCATTACTTTGTCGGGCCCGCTGCCGGTGGCACCGAGATCGTTGTGGATGGGCAGGAAATTCTCGTCATCACCCCCGCTTCACCTTTGGGTGCAAAGCTGATGGGCAAAAAGGTTGGCGAGACGGCCGGGCTTGGCCAGAGCCGCACTTTTCGTATCACGGCAATTGCTTGA